The Helianthus annuus cultivar XRQ/B chromosome 15, HanXRQr2.0-SUNRISE, whole genome shotgun sequence genomic sequence TTCAAGTGTTCCTTTGACCATATCACTCTCTATCATCCCTTTTCTTCCATGTGCTCGTCAACGCCCTGATTGCAGGTGCTCTAAGTTTGGTTTCAAACACGTTTGTTTTGTGAACCCTCCAGCCAACTGTACATATGCCAAGTTGGTTAAACCATCCACCACAGATCAAAACCGTACGACATAATAAGATGATCTCCAATTCTGTTTTCATCAACAGGAGCCCTCAAAACATCTCCAACAGATTCCAAACCACTTCAAATCTCATCGTGGTTGACGTTAAAATTTTAATAAAGACAATCTCGAAGATGGTAATAAGAATAATTATGTAAAAAGTTGACCACTTTGCGTTAAAGTTTGCACCGAGTGaatttaaaaatttttaaaaacataataaaagcATTCTCCAGGCGAGAATTATCAGAGAGGTCCGTAAGTCTATACACATGCCAAAAATCTACACTAATAGAAACTAAAAGTCAAATAAAATTTGTACCAAATTTAGAGTTTTTAATATGCATTTCAAAAACTAGAATGGTCGGTTAACGCGCGCAAACCAAGAATCTAAGTTAATCAAAACCTGAAATAGATATCACCAGTTCTTGGACTCTTCTGCATCATTTGCAGCTTAAGACAATATTTTGAACCAAAACGAAATATTTAAGAATATAATACTTCACAAAATTGTTGAACGAACAAAGAATGCCAACTAAGGCATCCCTTTGAGATTTTCACAGTTAGAACTTAGAAATCAAATACATGTGAAGCGCATACCAATCCCCTCCAATTTGCAGGTCGGGGATTGATGAGGAATAAGGGATGGGAACGGTACAGTACGCATACCTGTACCTGCTTTGGTaccactttgttttttttttgggtaaattactttttgagtccctgtgttttattggttttaactagttgagtccaaaagcaaaaagtttaacgacctgagtccctataagcattttctttaaccatttgagtccaaatttctaacccagttagaattttgttgttaagttttattaaatgaccaaattacccctattaacacataaaacacatggactcaaaaagaatatataataataataataataataataatagactACTGAATGGATAGAGAGAGATATAATGAAGATCACCCACCATCACCATATTAACTATCTGCAACTTCATCTTCTTTCTCTATAAacaccacccaccatcaccacaaTAATCCACCACCACACACCACCTCCGTCGTCACCATCAGAGCCGCCGCCACCATCCCACTGCCGAAAACACCACCAACATTAAAACCCCAACACCACCATCCCACTGCCGCCACCTCCGAACACCCAACCATCCTCTCGCCGCCACTCCACCGTGACGATTTGTAGCTTAAACCTACACCACCGCCGCCTTACTACTGCAGATTTGAAGCTTAAACCTACCCCACCATCCCCTCACCGGCCACCGTCTGCGGCGACAGCTTCTTCAACTCATATAGCAGTAAATGAAGCACTTGATCTGCTCGTTGATGAGCTTTAGACAATATCGCGTATGATCTCTAATTGTCTTTTTTGGATTTAATTTTCAAATTGATGTTGTGGACATGTGGTTTACTAGATCTAGGGTTTTTAATCACAACTGTACAAGTTCTAGTTTAACACAGTTCATCCATTTTTTTGAAGTGTATGAGTACATCTCCAGAAGTCTAATTTAAAAGATATAGCCTGCCAAATCGATTAATTCAAAGATTAAAAACATATAGtctaatttaaaaataataagtGGGTGAATTTTGATGATCAGTGTTTCTGTTATTAATTTGTTGTTCTGGACATGTGATTTAGGATGATTTGGGAATTTGGGGACATAAGTAGCAGGTTACATGTTTATGTGGTGTAGTGGcggggatggtggtggtgcggtggCGGGGATGGTGGTGCAGTTGTAGGTCACTAAATCTTTATATGGGGCTATGTTGAATAGAAGTTCGGAGTGATCAGGTTGTTGGACTTAACATGGGCGGAGATTATGGCGTTCCAAGTGAAGACGTTTCGGTCAGGCATTTTGTCGAACAGCTTACAGGCGTCTTTGATGAGGCCATGTTTGGAGTATAAGTGTATGAGCTGGTTGTATGCGAATATTGTTGGGTTATTGTCGGATTTTATGGCGTAACGGTGAGATTTAAGACTGTTGATTATTATGGGTTTGTTGATCCATTTGGTGAAGATGATGTTAtgatttttaaataataataataataataataataattattattattattattattattattattattattattattatatattctttttctttttgagtccctgtgttttatgtgttaataggggtaatttggtcaattaacaaaacttaacaacaaaattctaactgggttagaaatttggactcaaatggttaaagaaaatgcttatagggactcaggtcgttaaactttttgcttttggactcaactagttaaaacccataaaacacagggactcaaaaagtaatttacccttttttttTTGCAGTCATACGGGTACCAAATAGGTAAATTTGGTACAAGTACAAATACAATACATGTACTAAATAGGTAAAATcgagtaccaaataggtaaaatcgTTACGAGTACAATAGATACTATAATACAAaattaaacataacataaaataAATTTTAAACCAGTACCCTTTTTTACCCGTATCGATACCGAATGTACCGAATACCGAAATAAATAAAACTGGGTACCAATACATGTACCGAATACCTAAACTCGGTACGGGTACAGGTACTGATACGGGTATTTGGGGAAGAAAAGCCCATCCCTGATGAGAAAAATACCTGTAACAGCCACAGCCACAGCCACTCGTGTCTGCGCAGGACAAATGCCACTGACCACTCGAGCGAGCTCATTCTAAAAAACAAGCATAGAGAACGCTAACTGATAAATAATAACCACATTTCTAGTAATGCAATTATAGCGGCCTCGTAACAGAATTTGCAACTAACACGATTAAGGCATAAAAGTACAATAATAGATGCATAAAACTTCTAACTACAAACATTTTTTTGGAAAACATAATAGAAAGATCAAAATACTacattgttttaaaagagttCAAGTaactaaagataaaaaaaatacgGGTTCACAAATCTGCTCTTTAGGCAAAGTTTACTTTTTGCGACATATAATAAAGACTTCTTTTGCATAACTTGCCGGAACTTGAGAAGATTCAGCAGGGTCCAAAACAAAAACATGGTGGAATCTGCACAATGAATATGGCATTACAAAAACTTGATTTCAAAAAACAAGATTCCCAGCTGAAAACAGTTTTGTTAACTGAAACTGAAATACAAAACCTTCAGGACTGTAAAGAATAAGTTTGATACGTATACAATACTTGCCCATAAATTCAATTAAAAATGTACAAACATCATGTAAAGATAAACATCAGTTGCTAACAAATGGTAGCACAAACAGAAGTTCAAACTTTATATACCTCGATGAGAAACAAAAGAAAGTAGTTTTTGTACCACATATTGTACATTTCTAAATAATTACGATCTTAAATCACACAGACAACAGTAAATATCTTAACCAAAAAAAATGAATGTACAAATAAATTTTATCGGGTGCCAAGATGACCTGCACCAGTAGTCtaacatctaaatatatattatatgcaTATAGATAGATAATACACACTCGTATATCTTGGGTCAGAGTTTGATTAACAATAAAATGAGGCATGAGTGCATGAGTAAGTGTAGGGCATCGAGTTTAAAAACTGAACTTTCTTTCAACGGTTGAAATAACCTCAACCTATCTAAATCTATTGATATACGTAAAACATGTTGAAAAAGAACACAAAACCTTACAAAAAATATGCAGCAGTTGAAAAGCCATTAATGCTGAAGCAAGACCATGATGCATTAGTGATGCACCAAAACTCAGTGTCTTAGAAATATTGTAGTAAACCATCATGTAAAATAGAATATATATACCGCTGAGTTACCTTTTTATCATAAAACAACCTTTGAAAGAACTTTTATTTTCCACACCTTCTCCTAAACTTCTTAGCATGCAACATTACTATACCATTAGTTGCCGACAAATGATTGTGCAAAAAAAACTTTTTATGATGAAATACCACATCAAAAATGAAAAAACAATCATCAAACCATCAAATTATAAATAGCCCTAAACTATCATGCCCTTAAGAAAACTAAGCAATCCTATGCAGTATGCACACAACAAAATCTGAAGCATACAATTAAGTAAAGATAGCAGAATCCGCTCACCTAGCGACCATGACCCATGTAAGGCGCACCACCTTGCTGCGGCCTATTACCTCCTTGACCGGCCTGCGGATTCGGGTAACCACCCTGCATCCCAGGTTGAGCACCATACCCTGCAGGCGGCATCCCCTGTGGAGCTCCACCAAGACCCAAAAGATTTCCCAGACCACCTCCCTGACTGGAAAGAAGTGCAGTCAATGCCTGACCCAAAACAGGAGTCAAGGCAGGCGAAACCACAGGGTTGTAACCCACTGACGGTCCAGCAGGCGCCATTAAATGACCATGACCAGGCCCGTATCCTCCACCACCTCCTGAATTCGAATACTTGCTTTTCTTTGAAGGATGATGATgcccgccaccaccaccatactGGTTATGCTGCTGATGCGGCTGCTGAAAAAACGGCTTATTCGGTTTCGGACCATCAACGGCCTTCTGGCAATGCAAAGTGTGCCCTTCAAACACCTTATGTGGCTCTTCCAGCGCCTTTTTCGCACTCTCCACACTCTTATACACAAACAGCGCAAACCCTCTAGGCTTCCCCGTCTGCTTATCCAACCCCAATGGCCCATCCTCAATCTCCCCAAACTTCGAAAAGAACTCCAAAAGTTTATTCGGATCAATATCCGCTGCCACATTACTCACAAATATCTTCCTCTGCGTATACTCCGACACCACCGGTGCATTCGCATTGGCAGCACTCGATTGCGCATTCCCTGGACCCGGCCCAGCCGAAGCCAACTGACACGAACTCACTCTACTCCCTATCTTCTTCTGCGGCTCCTTCAACGCCTTCTGCGCCCCGGCCCGATGTTTAAACAATATAAACGCGTAACCTTTCGATTTACCAGACACCTTATCAACCACATGTTTACAATCCTCAATCTCACCATACTTCCCATACTCACTTAATAACACCTCAGTTGTCGTATCCCACCCTAAACCGTAAGCGAATATCTTTCGGTGAGCCGGATCTGCATCGGCAATTGCTTGAACAGATTCAATAAACTCAGGATGTTTTGTAACAGCTTCTTTAAGTAATAAAACTAACTGTTCTTTTGAAAACGGTTCCAGAAGCTTCTCTACTGGTTCATCATCTAAATCTAAATTCTCTGTTTCTTCTTCCGTCTTAATTACCTCGTTTCCGGTGGTTTCCTGATCGTTTTCTTCGTCTTcgtcttcttcttcctcttcctctacttcttcttcctcttcttcttcttcttcttcgttgTCTTGTTGATTATCTTCTGCTTCTTGTTCGTAGGTTTCTGTGTTTTGTTCCGGATTTTGAGCGTTTTCGTCGATTGCATCATCAATGGCGGTTTGTTCGAGCTCCGGTTCGTTGATGGGTTCGTCCGCAGGTGCGGGTTGTTCGACGGAAGGTTGGGGAGTACGAGACTTTCGCTTTTTCGCCATGGATGGATGAAGGTTGGTGGTTCTAGGGTTTCAGAGAGAGATGGATGGAGGCTAGGGTTTCAGCGGTATCAATCGATTTCACCAACTTGTTAATTGGGGGttatattctttttctttttctttttctttttcacatATTTTTATGAGTTAAAATTAAAAGTGTGATTTTCTTGTCAGGAactagtttagtttagtttaaaatCTAAATACTTTAACTCAGTTATATTTTTCTGTTAAATTATTGttgttttttctttcttttttgaaaaattaaaatattGTTGATTGACCAAAATActtatctatatctatctatatctatatctatatctatactatataataaaagaaacctatattggaacacttgtcattctctcatttaattgattaacattattaataatattaatctTTTATATATTTGAGACTAATTGTATTTTTGTTAGATTAGATTAACTGACTTTAATACTATAAGATTTaacataattatttttattacatATGGAAGAAGAAAACACAAAGATATAGAATACGACACTTATCCATCGTCCATGTATATCCCTGATTTCCACCCTACAACATCACTTTATGCTTCTTAAATCAAACACGATATATAGATAATTCAAACTCAACTTTAAATCATCATCCATTATAAAATTTTATGGCTCCACCAACTGctatctaaattaatacaaatttttattaataataatatttatctaaattaattcaaattCTTATTATTGCAAGCTTTTTAAAATGTGTTATTTTTCTTCCGAAGCCTAATCCACAGTTTTAACTTTTAATTAATGAAAATGGTCCATGTGAGCATGAATATTATATAGACACCATATAAATAGATTTATTCGAATgtaacaaaaaaatataaaaccttaatatATCAAAAATTTTATAATCAAAATAATGGATTAAGAGTCTTGTGAGCATGAATATTATATACACACATCATGTAGTTAGATATTTACTCGAATGTAACagaaaatataataaaaacatGATATATCAAGAATTTATGATCAAAATAATGGATCAAGAGTCTTGCGAGgatctatctatatctatatctatctatactatataataaaagaaacctgttttgggacacttgtcattctctcatttaattgattaaaattattaataatactaataataataatatttaatctaaattaatacaaatttttattattaataatatttaatcaaatctaaaatctaatctaatacaaatttttattattaataatatttaatcaaatctaataagaattcatacgaattccaaagttgatattaactttcaaataattaaaaaaaaatccacctaacatcacaaatgtttctgttcaattcgattaattaatttgttcaacaatcactattatctttatcattcagtacggttaaccgatttatcatcacacaacctcccacctattcaatcatatgatttttcaatcttatattaactaaataaataaagattaatattcaatcttatcctactttaaatataaaaaaatccgttagtttttttagatatatttttatttattatttggtatataaaatcatatttattcaacccatgtaatacacgagggttttttaaaatataacttttttattatttaatattacatttattcaactcgtgtaatacaatggttttaaagatataattttttattatttggtatataatattacatttattcaacccatacaatacatttggttcttatagatataacttattttattatttaatatataaaattacatttcttcaaccTGTGCAAAAAAAgaggcttttaaaaagataatgttttatcaaataatgttttattatttgatatataaaattcatttattcaacccgtgtaatacacggggttatgaCCTAGTATTTTCATACTTTAAATTAGTAACATTAACATTTTGATGCTTTATAGAATTGTACTTCAGGCATgaagaatttttcaaaaaaaaaaattgatttttcactTGTAACTCAaatgttttcattttttgtattttaatctctttaatttttttttttacttttaatttaaagcttttcatctttttcaatttaaccccaacattttgtttattttttctttGATCCCTcgtacttttcatcttttacaaatttttcattttacgtTTTGTCCTAAATTTTGCGAGTAAACATGCTgtaacgtgcgtgtggggtttaACGCTTTTTCGTCTATCTTTTCCCGTTTAACGGGCCCGTCACAATGCGtttcttttcatcatcatcatactcagtaaatccctgCACGTTTTATTACGTTTTTATTTCCATATTTAtttaaagagtaaacttccgttttgctccctgtggtttggtcattttaacggttttgccccaaacctttaaaaatagccattttactccctgatctatgaagctTATATCTATTTCACTCCCCGCCTCTAACGTCATCCAAATCAACTGTTAAATCCTGGTCAcatgcccctcacatgaggggcattttagtcttttcccatcatctattattttattattaattatatgTATATAACAAAAGCAATTATCCCCTTCCATTCCATCCCTGTATCTCTCCTTGTACTGTAACAACCTACAACCTACACCCACACCATCAGACATCATCCAACCCACCGAACAACAACCACCACCCCCTTCCACCATATCCACCCGACaactaccaccaccaccctccaccattTCCACTGACAACCACTACCATCACGCTGTATCAGCCCCACCCGAGAACCACCTTGAAACAGCCCCACCCGACCAACACCTCCCCCTGACCGCCACTATCTTGCACCGCCCTCACACGCTCCGGCGGCCTCCTTAACTGCTCGAAAGTCCTTTAAATGCAGATCTAAAACCAGATTTCAACAGACTCCACCGTCACCACCGTTCCGTGTTCCTCTCTCTGTCTCTCATATTTCTCTCATTCGGTCCCTCTCTCTTTCTGTATACATATTTTGTTGGTATTTTTCTGAATTAAACAAAGAATGAGAGAGAAATAGGAGTTTGAAATATGGGGGTTTTGAAATTTGGGGGTTTTGATGATACGAGTTAGGGTTTGATTCTAGGGTTTGTTTTAAAAGGTGAAACCTTTTGATGAAAAGGTGGTTGACTTGGAGAGAGAAGGAGAAAGAGAGCAGGTGTagtgggtggtgatggtgatggcggCAGATGTAGGTGGGGTGGCGATGATGATTCCGGTTTTGGGGCTAGGGAAGTGATTCTTGGCGGTGGTGATGATTGACGGTGGCAGAAGAAGAGTTGGCGGTGGCGATGATTGCCACGAGGCACTTGCCGGAGAAGATGGTGAATATAGTATACAGATGATAAAGTGgatgaagaagatggtgaatcACATATGATAATTATGTTAATAAATAttctcttttatttttatttttcttataaataaaaaaagatgTTAAAATTAtggaaaagactaaaatgcccctcatgtgagAGGCATGTGACCAGGATTTAACAGTTGATTTGGATGGCGTTAGGGACGAGGAGTGAAATAGAGAGAagcttcatagatcagggagtaaaatggctatttttaaaggtttggggcaaaaccgttaaagtgaccaaaccatagggagcaaaacggaagtttactcttttttttttttttaccattaacatttatatttctttatttttcatttttagaaTCTTTGTTACTTTAGAAAATATTAATAGGAATTAATGATTTTGAAGGAAAAAAAACAGGAAGATTTTAATACGAATTAATGATTTTGAAGAAAAAAAGGTGTTAAAATGTCAAAGCGGTAATATTAGGAAGGTCTGACTAGCCAAttcagtttttgttttttttaaaattttggtTAGTGGTTTGACCCAAAAAAAACATTGTTAAAACCGGCTGAACGAGACCATCAACACCCCTAGTTTTGTGGGTTTAAGTTTTAGGTCTTTGTAGAGTAGATAAtttatttgagaagaaaatttaattgaaaagaaaaagaaaaaagataCAATTGTAAAATATCAAGTAGTTTAGCTTTCATCTCGTTTAATTACTAtctttaactaattaattagtcatacaAAATATCATCCTCAACGCtaattttttttcttataaacataaaaagttatcctacacatttcgaaatttatcctacacatatttaaatttattttacccaactcgtaatttatcctacacacctagtAATTTGTCATACActctaaattaattttttttattttttgaaaaaatatatattttgaaaataagatacaaataataaaaaatatatattttttcaaaatttgtaTCTTATTTTGTATCTTATTAAGTGTAAATTTGtatcttattttcaaaatatatattttttcaaaaaataaaaaaaattaatttagagTGTATGACAAATTactaggtgtgtaggataaattacgagttgggtaaaataaatttaaatatgtgtaggataaatttcgaaatgtgtaggataactttttatgtttataagaaaaaaaattaGCGTTGAGGATGATATTTtgtatgactaattaattagttaaagaTAGTAATTAAACGAGATGAAAGCTAAACTACTTGATATTTTACAATTGtatcttttttctttttcttttcaattaaattttcttctcaaataaaTTATCTACTCTACAAAGACCTAAAACTTAAACCCACAAAACTAGGGGTGTTGATGGTCTCGTTCAGCCGGTTTTAACAATGTTTTTTTTGGGTCAAACCACTAaccaaaattttaaaaaaaacaaaaactgaaTTGGCTAGTCAGACCTTCCTAATATTACCGCTTTGACATTTTAACACCTTTTTTTCTTCAAAATCATTAATTCGTATTAAAATCTTCCTGTTTTTTTTCCTTCAAAATCATTAATTCCTATTAATATTTTCTAAAGTAACAAAGAttctaaaaatgaaaaataaagaaatataaatgttaatggtaaaaaaaaaaaaaagagtaaacttccgttttgctccctgtggtttggtcactttaacggttttgccccaaacctttaaaaatagccattttactccctgatctatgaagctTCTCTCTATTTCACTCCTCGTCCCTAACGCCATCCAAATCAACTGTTAAATCCTGGTCACATGCCTCTCAGatgaggggcattttagtcttttccaTAATTTTAAcatctttttttatttataagaaaaataaaaataaaagagaaTATTTATTAACATAATTATCATATGTgattcaccatcttcttcatcCACTTTATCATCTGTATACTATATTCACCATCTTCTCCGGCAAGTGCCTCGTGGCAATCATCGCCACCGCCAACTCTTCTTCTGCCACCGTCAATCATCACCACCGCCAAGAATCACTTCCCTAGCCCCAAAACCGGAATCATCATCGCCACCCCACCTACATCTGccgccatcaccatcaccacccactACACCTGCTCTCTTTCTCCTTCTCTCTCCAAGTCAACCACCTTTTCATCAAAAGGTTTCACC encodes the following:
- the LOC110910539 gene encoding UBP1-associated protein 2A; the encoded protein is MAKKRKSRTPQPSVEQPAPADEPINEPELEQTAIDDAIDENAQNPEQNTETYEQEAEDNQQDNEEEEEEEEEEVEEEEEEDEDEENDQETTGNEVIKTEEETENLDLDDEPVEKLLEPFSKEQLVLLLKEAVTKHPEFIESVQAIADADPAHRKIFAYGLGWDTTTEVLLSEYGKYGEIEDCKHVVDKVSGKSKGYAFILFKHRAGAQKALKEPQKKIGSRVSSCQLASAGPGPGNAQSSAANANAPVVSEYTQRKIFVSNVAADIDPNKLLEFFSKFGEIEDGPLGLDKQTGKPRGFALFVYKSVESAKKALEEPHKVFEGHTLHCQKAVDGPKPNKPFFQQPHQQHNQYGGGGGHHHPSKKSKYSNSGGGGGYGPGHGHLMAPAGPSVGYNPVVSPALTPVLGQALTALLSSQGGGLGNLLGLGGAPQGMPPAGYGAQPGMQGGYPNPQAGQGGNRPQQGGAPYMGHGR